One window from the genome of Dermacentor silvarum isolate Dsil-2018 chromosome 7, BIME_Dsil_1.4, whole genome shotgun sequence encodes:
- the LOC119457344 gene encoding bromodomain-containing protein 4-like translates to MHSFNPVYVAGAGRRRILSAQSAASSPQSPAVESPQATTSRGSTADDVMELHPGSPSPQLSPAQQPSPAQEPSPAQQPPQGPSARRPRQDPNRVLIEGFLNYLKQAEENRERRHNEVMAIYQEAVTAMKQVADVIVQQHQQQHPAPDDL, encoded by the exons ATGCATTCATTCAACCCTGTGTATGTCGCAGGGGCAGGACGTCGACGAATATTGAG TGCCCAGTCAGCTGCCTCAAGCCCCCAGTCGCCAGCTGTCGAAAGTCCCCAGGCAACTACAAGTAGGGGCAGCACAGCAGATGACGTGATGGAGCTGCACCCAGGCAGTCCATCACCACAGCTCagtccagcacagcagcccagtcCAGCACAGGAGCCCAGTCCAGCCCAGCAACCACCACAGGGCCCTTCAGCAAGGCGACCCCGACAGGACCCAAACCGGGTGCTTATAGAGGGTTTTTTAAACTACCTCAAACAGGCCGAAGAGAATAGAGAAAGGCGCCACAACGAGGTCATGGCGATCTATCAGGAGGCTGTCACTGCTATGAAGCAGGTGGCAGATGTTATTGtacagcagcatcagcagcagcacccTGCTCCTGATGACTTGTAA
- the LOC119459220 gene encoding putative nuclease HARBI1, with product MIAEELLAMITSLFGVLFARSSPTHEPDEDYIGDEFALVLHLMKLHRQDRHRVPLYVESVVPTYMEFEFKKLFRLSRSTCGALIEEFEASSYYQEGTRGRPQISAEKTLLIALTYIGTQQTMYHIADKFDVSESTVHAAISRVLDFIFSISAREICWPDRDEKERSKRAFSELVRRRSGLPDVIGAIDGCHVRISRPSESEQSYYNRKKFHSIILQGVCNADMLFIDVFIGTPGSAHDARVLRDSFLYDEAPTNCEGGYLLGDAAYPLTTWLLPPYRQTTANWRPWMTAFNYAHSKQRVVIEGAFGILKARFQRLLWIDVGSIKQAVQIVLAACVLHNKARRCGDFVEDLEASDSGTDVSSAEPAEGDDAPALSAAAFRDSIAQSL from the exons ATGATTGCCGAAGAGCTGCTCGCGATGATCACATCGCTGTTCGGCGTGCTTTTCGCGAGATCATCCCCTACGCACGAGCCTGACGAAGACTACATCGGCGATGAGTTCGCATTGGTTCTGCATTTAATGAAGTTGCATAGACAGGATCGGCACAGGGTGCCCTTGTACGTTGAAAGTGTCGTGCCAACGTACATGGAATTTGAGTTCAAGAAGTTGTTCCGGCTTTCAAGAAGCACGTGCGGAGCCCTGATTGAGGAGTTCGAAGCGTCGAGCTACTACCAAGAAGGTACCCGAGGACGTCCCCAAATTTCGGCCGAGAAAACGCTTCTTATTGCGCTAACGTACATAGGCACGCAACAAACTATGTATCACATTGCTGACAAGTTCGATGTCAGCGAATCAACCGTCCACGCAGCAATTAGCCGTGTCTTGGACTTCATTTTCTCTATAAGTGCGAGAGAAATCTGCTGGCCTGACCGCGACGAAAAGGAGCGAAGCAAGCGGGCCTTCTCGGAGTTGGTTCGTCGCAGGTCGGGGCTCCCGGACGTCATCGGTGCCATCGATGGATGTCACGTCCGCATTTCTAGGCCCTCGGAGTCTGAACAAAGCTATTACAACAGAAAGAAATTCCACTCGATCATTCTTCAAGGGGTCTGCAATGCAGATATGCTGTTCATCGATGTGTTCATCGGAACTCCCGGGAGCGCCCACGATGCTCGGGTTCTCCGGGACAGCTTCCTGTACGACGAAGCACCGACGAATTGCGAAG GAGGCTATCTCTTGGGGGATGCTGCGTATCCCTTGACGACGTGGTTGCTGCCACCCTACCGCCAGACTACGGCGAACTGGCGGCCATGGATGACTGCATTCAACTACGCGCACAGTAAGCAGCGAGTGGTCATCGAGGGGGCCTTCGGAATCCTCAAAGCTCGGTTCCAGCGGCTGCTGTGGATTGATGTCGGCAGCATCAAGCAAGCGGTGCAGATTGTACTTGCAGCCTGTGTGCTGCACAACAAGGCTCGACGATGCGGCGACTTCGTGGAGGACCTCGAAGCGAGCGACAGCGGTACTGATGTCTCGTCTGCAGAGCCTGCCGAAGGTGATGACGCACCAGCCCTCTCCGCAGCAGCCTTCCGTGATAGCATCGCCCAGAGCCTCTAA